In the Sediminibacter sp. Hel_I_10 genome, one interval contains:
- a CDS encoding nuclear transport factor 2 family protein: protein MTYKEKAQDIYNQLGQGKLLDAFDQYYAEEVVMTEPRGTRSGKAECRKYEEEFLDSVKEFHDLKVSNIGSNEKDATSFVESTMDVTFTNGQRAKMEQVAVQQWKGDHIIHERFYYNNEN from the coding sequence ATGACCTATAAAGAAAAAGCACAAGACATTTACAATCAATTAGGACAAGGAAAATTATTAGATGCCTTTGACCAATATTACGCTGAGGAAGTTGTGATGACAGAGCCTCGAGGTACAAGATCTGGAAAAGCAGAATGTAGAAAATACGAGGAGGAGTTTCTTGACAGTGTCAAAGAGTTTCATGATTTAAAAGTGTCCAATATTGGCTCTAATGAAAAAGATGCCACATCATTTGTTGAAAGCACAATGGATGTTACGTTTACTAATGGACAACGAGCTAAAATGGAGCAAGTTGCTGTTCAACAATGGAAAGGTGATCATATTATTCATGAGCGTTTTTATTACAACAATGAAAACTAA
- a CDS encoding DUF559 domain-containing protein — MNYDFNTIEKNWQAYWAKNQTFKASNSSDKPKYYVLDMFPYPSGAGLHVGHPLGYIASDIYARYKRHKGFNVLHPQGYDSFGLPAEQYAIQTGQHPAITTETNIKTYRRQLDKIGFSFDWSREVRTSDPNYYKWTQWIFIQLFESWYNHDTDKAESIDSLVFKFSAEGNATVNAACDDGIAMFSAEDWNGFSSEEQQDILLKYRLTYLAETEVNWCPALGTVLANDEIVNGVSERGGHPVIRKKMTQWSMRISAYAERLLQGLEVIDWTDALKESQRNWIGKSVGASVRFPILSFPNVEAKAGSKKLAGYMTGGNNSHLLLERAKAMRANPTEAEAILWENLRGKKVNAKFRQQHLIDDFIVDFVCLDKKLIVEVDGKIHDSQIDADAKRTERLELDNYKVIRFTNEEVIGNIDGVLNKITTELSQRISVKSEQVLPLGKDLGWDIEVFTTRPDTIFGVSFMTLAPEHDLVSKITTPEQKASVEAYIEATAKRSERERMADVKTISGAFTGAYAEHPFTKEPIPVWIGDYVLAGYGTGAVMSVPCGDQRDYDFAKHFEIPIPNIFEGVDISEEAYGSKDNVVITGSDFLNGLTYKKAVKRAIFELEKLGQGEGKTNYRLRDAVFSRQRYWGEPFPVYYVNDKPQMIDKAHLPIRLPEVEKYLPTETGEPPLGRADVWAWCTETNAVVSNDKINDTTVFPLELNTMPGWAGSSWYFFRYMEEQANRGEDFSTEPALNYWENVDLYIGGSEHATGHLLYARFWTKFLKDRGFVNVEEPFKKLINQGMILGTSAFVYRVVLFGDFPLIHTDFVVSKGVSDLILSDSESSLNIRELITDHYKSQIQKDKFPKLFAIGVSEDTHVKVEYVNSSDELDIESLRNDHEFGKDYKNSVFIGESGEIIKKDNDVYKVGREVEKMSKSKYNVVNPDAICEQYGADSLRLYEMFLGPLEQAKPWNTAGITGVHGFLKKLWKLYIDDNGLKATDAEPSKDALKTLHKTIKKVEEDIENFSFNTTVSTFMIAVNELTAQKCESKAILEPLLVLLSPYAPHISEELWSKFGHTESISTAPFPKFEAQHLVESSKAYPISFNGKTRFTLELPLDLSKEEIEKTVMANEKTQAQLDGRVPKKVIVVPGKIVNIVG; from the coding sequence ATGAACTACGATTTCAATACCATTGAAAAAAACTGGCAAGCGTATTGGGCTAAAAACCAAACCTTCAAGGCCTCTAACTCTAGTGATAAACCTAAATATTATGTACTAGACATGTTTCCTTATCCTAGTGGTGCGGGCTTGCACGTTGGCCACCCTTTAGGTTATATCGCTAGTGATATTTATGCCAGATACAAACGTCATAAAGGTTTTAATGTATTGCATCCGCAAGGGTATGATAGCTTTGGGTTGCCTGCCGAGCAGTATGCCATTCAAACAGGGCAGCACCCCGCAATCACTACCGAAACCAATATCAAGACCTATCGCCGTCAATTGGATAAAATAGGATTTTCATTCGATTGGAGTAGGGAAGTGCGCACCAGTGATCCTAATTATTATAAGTGGACACAATGGATTTTCATTCAATTATTCGAGTCTTGGTACAATCATGATACCGACAAGGCAGAATCTATAGACAGCTTGGTCTTTAAGTTTTCTGCGGAAGGAAACGCTACTGTCAATGCCGCTTGTGATGATGGTATTGCTATGTTTTCTGCGGAAGATTGGAACGGTTTTTCTTCGGAAGAACAACAAGACATCCTTCTAAAGTATCGATTGACCTATCTCGCCGAGACTGAAGTCAATTGGTGCCCAGCATTAGGAACCGTATTGGCGAATGATGAAATTGTAAACGGCGTGTCAGAACGTGGTGGACATCCCGTGATTCGAAAAAAAATGACCCAATGGAGCATGCGCATTTCTGCCTATGCAGAACGTTTACTCCAAGGCTTGGAAGTTATTGACTGGACCGATGCCTTAAAGGAAAGTCAGCGCAACTGGATCGGGAAATCGGTGGGAGCTAGTGTCAGATTCCCCATCCTATCCTTCCCCAATGTGGAAGCGAAAGCAGGTTCTAAAAAGTTAGCCGGATATATGACTGGAGGAAATAACTCACACCTCTTGCTGGAAAGAGCAAAAGCAATGCGAGCCAATCCAACTGAGGCAGAGGCTATTTTATGGGAAAATTTGAGAGGTAAGAAAGTAAATGCGAAATTCAGACAACAACACCTTATTGATGATTTTATTGTTGATTTTGTTTGTCTTGATAAAAAACTCATCGTTGAGGTTGATGGAAAGATTCACGATAGCCAAATAGATGCAGATGCTAAAAGAACTGAGCGCCTAGAACTTGACAACTATAAAGTGATCAGATTTACTAATGAGGAGGTCATAGGGAATATAGATGGTGTTTTAAATAAAATCACAACCGAACTATCGCAAAGAATATCAGTAAAGAGTGAGCAAGTCCTTCCCTTAGGGAAGGATTTAGGATGGGATATAGAGGTATTTACCACCCGCCCCGATACCATCTTTGGTGTTAGTTTTATGACCTTGGCGCCAGAGCATGATTTGGTATCTAAAATAACAACCCCTGAACAAAAAGCAAGTGTCGAAGCCTATATTGAAGCCACTGCAAAACGCAGCGAACGCGAACGTATGGCCGATGTAAAAACAATTTCAGGCGCATTTACCGGTGCGTACGCTGAACATCCGTTTACCAAAGAACCAATTCCTGTTTGGATTGGTGATTACGTACTTGCTGGTTACGGCACGGGAGCAGTAATGTCTGTGCCTTGTGGCGACCAACGTGATTATGATTTTGCCAAACATTTCGAAATTCCTATTCCTAACATCTTTGAAGGTGTAGACATTTCCGAAGAGGCTTATGGCTCTAAAGATAATGTGGTGATTACCGGTAGTGATTTTCTTAATGGTTTGACTTATAAAAAAGCCGTAAAGCGCGCTATTTTCGAACTTGAAAAATTAGGTCAGGGCGAAGGAAAAACCAACTACCGATTGAGAGATGCGGTGTTTTCGCGCCAACGCTATTGGGGAGAACCATTTCCTGTGTATTACGTTAACGATAAACCGCAAATGATTGATAAGGCACATTTGCCCATTCGTTTGCCAGAAGTTGAAAAATACCTTCCAACCGAAACAGGCGAGCCACCTTTAGGTCGCGCAGATGTTTGGGCTTGGTGTACCGAGACAAATGCTGTAGTCTCTAATGATAAGATTAATGATACCACCGTGTTTCCTTTGGAATTGAACACCATGCCGGGTTGGGCGGGGAGTTCTTGGTATTTCTTTAGATATATGGAAGAGCAGGCCAATCGTGGAGAGGATTTTTCGACAGAACCGGCATTGAATTATTGGGAAAACGTAGACTTATATATTGGCGGAAGCGAACATGCTACAGGTCACTTATTGTACGCTCGTTTTTGGACCAAGTTCTTAAAAGATCGTGGCTTTGTAAACGTTGAAGAACCCTTTAAAAAGTTGATCAATCAGGGGATGATTTTGGGGACGAGTGCTTTTGTTTATCGAGTTGTATTATTTGGTGATTTCCCTTTAATTCATACAGATTTCGTAGTCTCGAAAGGAGTTTCTGATTTAATTCTTTCTGATTCAGAATCATCATTAAATATTCGTGAATTAATTACAGACCATTATAAATCTCAAATTCAAAAAGATAAATTTCCTAAATTATTTGCTATTGGTGTTTCTGAGGATACTCATGTGAAAGTTGAATATGTCAATTCTTCTGATGAATTAGATATTGAAAGTCTAAGAAATGATCATGAATTCGGAAAAGACTATAAGAATTCAGTTTTCATAGGTGAGAGTGGAGAAATAATTAAAAAAGATAATGATGTTTATAAAGTAGGCCGCGAAGTCGAAAAAATGTCCAAATCCAAATACAACGTCGTCAACCCAGATGCTATTTGCGAGCAGTATGGTGCAGACAGTTTACGACTCTACGAAATGTTTCTTGGGCCATTAGAGCAAGCCAAACCTTGGAATACGGCTGGTATTACAGGTGTGCATGGTTTTCTAAAAAAACTATGGAAACTCTATATCGATGATAATGGGTTAAAAGCTACAGATGCCGAGCCTTCTAAAGACGCACTCAAGACCTTGCATAAAACCATTAAAAAGGTAGAAGAAGATATTGAGAACTTTTCATTTAATACAACGGTATCTACATTTATGATTGCGGTTAATGAATTGACGGCGCAAAAATGTGAAAGCAAAGCTATATTAGAACCCTTATTAGTTTTGCTATCGCCTTACGCACCGCACATTTCCGAAGAGTTATGGAGTAAATTTGGGCATACAGAGAGTATTTCAACAGCGCCTTTTCCAAAGTTTGAAGCCCAACATTTGGTAGAGAGCAGTAAAGCATATCCTATTTCGTTTAATGGTAAAACACGTTTTACCCTAGAGCTTCCATTAGATTTAAGTAAAGAGGAGATCGAAAAAACAGTTATGGCCAATGAAAAAACCCAAGCACAACTCGATGGACGTGTACCAAAAAAGGTCATCGTCGTCCCCGGGAAAATTGTCAATATTGTGGGATAA
- a CDS encoding Lrp/AsnC ligand binding domain-containing protein yields MKIINQNIQIDGIDKKILRALMEDARTPILEIARSVGISGAAIHQRLRKLEKSKLLSGSKFVINPKVLGYTTMAFIGIYLDKAVSNPEAVRQLKKIPEVLECHYTTGNWSIFIKVLCKDNEHLMDVLNKDIQSITGVSRTETFISLNQQIDRQIKI; encoded by the coding sequence ATGAAAATTATAAATCAAAATATTCAAATTGACGGCATTGACAAAAAAATCTTAAGGGCTTTGATGGAAGATGCCCGAACGCCAATTCTAGAGATTGCGCGTTCGGTTGGTATCTCTGGCGCAGCGATACACCAACGTCTTCGGAAATTGGAAAAATCGAAACTTTTATCTGGATCAAAATTTGTCATCAATCCTAAGGTTTTGGGCTATACCACAATGGCTTTTATTGGGATTTATCTTGATAAAGCGGTAAGCAATCCGGAAGCGGTAAGACAATTGAAAAAAATTCCTGAGGTTTTAGAATGTCATTACACCACGGGAAACTGGAGCATCTTTATAAAAGTGCTTTGTAAAGATAATGAGCATTTAATGGATGTACTAAATAAGGATATCCAGTCCATTACGGGCGTATCAAGAACAGAAACGTTTATCTCACTGAATCAACAGATTGACAGGCAGATTAAGATTTGA
- a CDS encoding Bax inhibitor-1 family protein, with translation MEQSNESHFEQFDGQLMVSSLATEERVAFYKKTYAHVAGGVLVFILFEWLLLQSDAIIEFALSMTQGWRWLIMLGGFMFITNYAEGMALKTQDKNKQYLAYGLYILAEAFIFVPLIYIAAFYMDSGTEILNQAAIVTLALFTGLTAVVFVTKKDFSFLKTGLTIGFFIALGLIIAGSLFGFNLGLWFSAAMCLLAGGSILYQTSNLIHKYSEDQYIPASLGLFASLMLLFWYVLQIFMSRD, from the coding sequence ATGGAACAATCTAATGAAAGCCACTTCGAACAGTTTGATGGGCAACTTATGGTAAGCAGCTTAGCGACTGAAGAGCGTGTTGCTTTTTACAAAAAAACATATGCACACGTTGCTGGTGGTGTATTGGTATTTATTCTTTTTGAATGGTTATTACTGCAAAGTGATGCCATTATAGAATTTGCATTATCTATGACTCAAGGTTGGCGTTGGTTGATCATGTTGGGTGGCTTTATGTTCATTACCAACTATGCCGAAGGGATGGCTTTAAAGACCCAAGATAAAAACAAACAGTATTTAGCCTATGGACTCTATATTCTAGCAGAGGCATTTATATTTGTGCCCCTTATCTATATTGCAGCTTTCTACATGGATTCTGGCACAGAGATTCTCAATCAAGCCGCAATTGTAACTTTGGCCTTGTTTACGGGATTAACAGCGGTGGTATTTGTGACTAAAAAAGATTTTTCATTCTTAAAAACAGGGTTGACCATTGGCTTTTTTATAGCCCTTGGCTTAATAATAGCAGGCTCCTTATTTGGCTTTAATCTCGGGCTATGGTTTTCAGCGGCTATGTGTTTATTGGCTGGTGGCTCTATTTTATATCAAACCTCTAACTTGATACATAAATATTCAGAAGATCAATACATTCCGGCATCTTTAGGACTATTTGCCTCGTTGATGTTGTTGTTCTGGTATGTCTTACAGATTTTTATGAGTCGGGATTAA
- a CDS encoding zinc metallopeptidase: protein MLIGYYILIGAIALVSWLVSNQLKKKFAKYSKVQLRNGMSGQEIAEKMLLDNGISDVEVISVKGQLTDHYNPKNKTVNLSEAVYHQHNAAAAAVAAHECGHALQHAQAYSALKMRSALVPVVSVTSGMSQWLVIGGLILGAAAGMGIGYWVAVAGLVFMGFATLFSFITLPVEYDASNRALAWLKNKNMLTPEEYKGSEDALKWAARTYLVAAIGALASLLFWALQVFGGRD from the coding sequence ATGCTTATAGGATATTATATACTCATTGGAGCGATTGCTTTGGTGAGCTGGTTGGTAAGCAACCAATTGAAAAAGAAATTCGCCAAGTACTCTAAAGTGCAATTGCGAAACGGAATGAGCGGTCAAGAGATTGCTGAGAAAATGTTACTGGATAATGGTATTAGTGACGTTGAGGTCATTTCTGTAAAAGGTCAGTTAACAGATCATTACAATCCCAAAAACAAAACAGTCAATTTAAGTGAAGCGGTGTATCACCAGCATAATGCGGCGGCAGCAGCTGTTGCGGCTCATGAGTGTGGCCATGCGTTGCAACATGCACAAGCGTATAGTGCCTTAAAAATGAGATCGGCTTTAGTGCCTGTAGTTTCTGTGACTTCGGGAATGTCGCAATGGCTCGTTATTGGTGGTTTGATTTTAGGTGCAGCTGCAGGAATGGGAATTGGTTATTGGGTTGCTGTTGCGGGTCTTGTGTTTATGGGCTTTGCTACCTTGTTTAGCTTTATCACCTTACCAGTAGAGTACGATGCCAGTAACCGAGCTTTGGCTTGGTTAAAAAACAAGAATATGCTCACACCAGAAGAATATAAAGGTTCAGAAGATGCATTAAAATGGGCCGCAAGAACCTACTTGGTAGCAGCCATCGGCGCTTTGGCCTCCTTGTTATTTTGGGCGCTTCAAGTGTTTGGTGGAAGAGATTAA
- a CDS encoding DUF423 domain-containing protein: protein MNKTCLITGVIFGVIAIMLGAFAAHGLENLITKDAQDTFETGVRYQMYHGLFLLLLGNLTMVSQKTKKRVCRLVIFGVLFFSVSIYALATNSLWSFDFKVIGFVTPIGGLLLISAWLLLGFNLYKVKFNNS from the coding sequence ATGAATAAAACCTGCCTTATTACTGGTGTCATCTTTGGAGTGATTGCAATCATGCTGGGTGCTTTTGCGGCACACGGACTAGAGAACTTAATTACCAAAGATGCTCAAGACACTTTTGAAACTGGCGTGCGTTACCAAATGTACCACGGCCTATTTCTATTGTTATTGGGAAACCTTACAATGGTAAGCCAAAAAACTAAAAAACGTGTTTGTAGGTTGGTGATTTTTGGTGTCCTCTTTTTTTCTGTATCTATCTATGCTTTGGCGACAAATAGCCTGTGGAGTTTTGATTTTAAAGTAATTGGCTTTGTAACGCCCATAGGAGGGTTGCTCTTAATTAGCGCTTGGTTGCTTTTAGGCTTCAATTTATACAAGGTAAAATTCAATAATTCGTAA
- a CDS encoding saccharopine dehydrogenase family protein, which translates to MRKILIIGAGKSTSYLLKYLLGKSEAEELHIIVGDINIQNARKLINNHENAQAITLDVFDKASRQRAIENADIVVSMLPARYHIEVAKDCITLGKNMVTASYVSNEMADLDKAAKNKGLVFMNEIGVDPGIDHMSAMKVIDDIRDKGGNVILFESFAGGLVAPESDNNLWNYKFTWNPRNVVVAGQGSAAKFLQENTYKYIPYHRLFRRTEFLDVEGYGRFEGYANRDSLKYQSVYRLDDVKTLYRGTMRRVGFSRAWNMFVQLGLTDDSYEIEDSENMTYRDFVNAFLAYSPTDSVELKFRHALKIDQDDIVWDKLEELDIFSDTKRVELKNATPAKILQKILEDSWTLAEDDKDMLVMYHKFGYELNGKRHQIDSTMVTIGEDQTYTAMAKTVGLPVGIATLMILNEKITTTGVQIPINKEVYKPILEELETFGIKFKETEVPYLGYNPLNV; encoded by the coding sequence ATGCGAAAGATTTTAATCATAGGAGCAGGAAAATCAACTTCATATCTGCTTAAATATTTGTTAGGCAAATCTGAAGCCGAAGAACTCCATATCATAGTAGGCGACATCAATATTCAAAATGCCAGAAAACTCATTAATAATCACGAAAATGCGCAGGCAATCACCCTAGATGTATTTGATAAAGCGTCCCGACAACGGGCCATAGAAAATGCAGATATTGTAGTTTCTATGCTTCCTGCACGCTATCATATAGAAGTGGCTAAAGACTGTATCACACTAGGTAAAAATATGGTTACGGCCTCTTATGTAAGTAACGAAATGGCCGATTTAGATAAGGCCGCTAAAAATAAAGGTTTGGTTTTTATGAACGAGATTGGCGTAGATCCAGGCATTGACCACATGAGCGCCATGAAAGTTATTGATGACATTAGAGATAAAGGCGGAAACGTGATTTTATTCGAATCCTTTGCTGGTGGACTGGTAGCTCCAGAAAGCGACAACAATCTTTGGAACTATAAATTTACCTGGAATCCAAGAAACGTCGTTGTTGCCGGACAAGGAAGTGCCGCTAAATTTCTTCAAGAAAACACCTATAAATACATTCCGTATCACCGTTTATTCCGAAGAACAGAATTTCTGGATGTAGAAGGTTACGGTCGTTTTGAGGGTTATGCCAACAGAGACTCTTTAAAATACCAATCGGTTTACCGACTAGATGACGTCAAAACCCTTTACAGAGGGACCATGCGACGAGTTGGTTTTAGTAGAGCTTGGAACATGTTTGTGCAATTAGGACTAACCGATGATAGCTACGAGATTGAAGATAGCGAGAACATGACCTATCGAGATTTTGTAAACGCATTTCTAGCCTATAGCCCAACAGATTCCGTAGAATTAAAATTTAGACACGCGCTTAAAATTGACCAAGACGATATTGTTTGGGACAAGCTAGAAGAGTTAGACATTTTTAGTGACACCAAAAGAGTAGAGCTCAAAAATGCAACACCTGCCAAAATTCTTCAAAAAATATTAGAAGATAGCTGGACTTTGGCCGAAGATGATAAAGACATGCTGGTTATGTATCACAAATTTGGCTATGAGCTCAATGGTAAAAGACATCAAATAGACTCTACCATGGTGACCATTGGTGAAGATCAAACCTATACTGCCATGGCTAAAACCGTGGGACTGCCTGTAGGCATTGCCACCTTGATGATATTGAATGAAAAAATAACGACAACCGGCGTTCAAATCCCTATCAATAAAGAAGTATACAAGCCAATATTAGAAGAATTAGAAACCTTTGGCATCAAATTTAAGGAAACTGAAGTCCCATATTTGGGATACAACCCCTTGAATGTGTAA
- the ald gene encoding alanine dehydrogenase, whose product MIIGIPKEIKNNESRVGMTPGGVFELTKKNHTVYVQSTAGDGSGFPDKLYTEVGAVIVDTIEDVYAKSDMIVKVKEPIAYEYPLIKSNQLLFTYFHFASSQTLTNAMIKSNAVCIAYETVEDEDGTLPLLTPMSEVAGRMAIQQGAKYLEKPIKGRGVLLGGVPGVAPGKVLILGAGVVGVQAAKMAAGLGAHVTIMDINMKRLRYVNDVMPSHVTTEFSSEYNIRKHIQTHDLVVGGVLVKGGKAPKLITRDMLKLMRPGTVVVDVAVDQGGCFETTKATTHEDPIYIIDDIVHYCVANMPGAVPYTSTLALTNVTLPYVLKLANKGWEAACEADATLAKGLNIVHGDIVYDGIAEAFA is encoded by the coding sequence ATGATTATTGGCATCCCAAAAGAAATCAAAAACAACGAAAGCCGCGTGGGGATGACCCCTGGAGGCGTATTTGAACTCACTAAGAAAAACCACACCGTTTACGTGCAGAGTACAGCGGGCGATGGCAGCGGGTTTCCTGATAAATTATATACTGAAGTTGGTGCCGTAATTGTTGACACCATTGAAGATGTGTATGCCAAAAGCGATATGATTGTTAAGGTAAAAGAGCCGATAGCTTATGAGTATCCTTTAATTAAATCAAACCAGTTACTCTTTACTTATTTTCACTTTGCATCGAGCCAAACCCTAACTAATGCCATGATCAAGAGCAATGCGGTATGTATTGCTTATGAAACGGTAGAAGATGAAGATGGCACCTTGCCCTTGTTAACGCCAATGTCTGAAGTTGCAGGTCGTATGGCCATACAACAGGGGGCTAAGTACCTAGAAAAACCAATCAAAGGTCGTGGTGTTCTTTTAGGAGGCGTACCGGGAGTTGCACCTGGTAAAGTGTTGATTCTTGGTGCTGGTGTGGTGGGCGTGCAAGCTGCAAAAATGGCTGCGGGTTTAGGGGCTCATGTCACCATCATGGATATTAATATGAAACGCTTGAGATATGTTAATGATGTGATGCCAAGTCATGTCACTACAGAGTTCTCTAGTGAATACAATATAAGAAAACACATCCAGACCCATGATTTAGTGGTTGGAGGCGTTTTGGTAAAGGGAGGAAAAGCACCCAAATTGATCACTCGGGATATGCTCAAACTCATGCGGCCAGGTACTGTGGTTGTAGATGTCGCTGTAGATCAAGGAGGTTGTTTTGAGACCACGAAGGCCACAACTCATGAAGATCCTATTTACATTATTGATGATATTGTACATTACTGTGTGGCTAATATGCCAGGCGCTGTACCTTATACGTCGACTTTAGCGTTAACCAATGTCACCTTGCCTTATGTTTTGAAATTGGCCAATAAGGGATGGGAAGCTGCTTGTGAGGCAGATGCTACATTGGCCAAAGGCTTGAATATTGTACACGGCGATATTGTGTACGATGGTATTGCTGAGGCTTTTGCCTAA